CCGGCCTGGGTCATCACGCTGGCGGTGGCCGTGCTGTTTGCCGTGTTCGGCATCAGCGCCCTGCGTTACGAAGAAGAGGATGCAGACGAAACGATAGAGGAAAAACCGGGGCACGGCGTTTTCGCAACGACTTTCCTGCTCATTTTCCTCGCCGAATTCGGCGACAAGACGCAGATCGCCGTCGCCGGCCTCGGCAGCACCACCGCAGCAGCCGCCGCATGGACAGGCGCCACGCTCGCCCTGGCCTGCACCTCGCTGCTCGGCGTCTTCGCCGGCCGCAAGTTGCTGCAACGCCTGCCGCTGGTCTGGATCCACCGCATCAGCGGCGCCTTCTTCATCCTGCTCGCGCTGCTCGCGCTCGGCAAACTGGTCTACGGCGAAATCTGATTTTTGCCTCTGGACGGACGTCGACCGTCCGGGACGACCGGCTTACTGAAAGCGCAGCAGTTCGCGGGCGTGCTGGCGGGTGATCTCGGTAATTTCGACACCGCCCAGCATGCGGGCAATTTCCTGCACCCGACCGCCCTCGTCGAGGGGCGCAATGGCACTCAGCGTCACGCCGTCGCGCGTCGCCTTGCTCACCTGCCATTGCCAGTTGGCCTGCGCCGCAACCTGCGGCAGATGCGTCACGCACAGCACCTGACGCTCGCCGCCGAGTTCATGCAACAGGCGACCGACGATCTCGGCAACACCGCCACCGATGCCGACATCGACCTCGTCGAAAATCAGGGTCGGCACGCTGGCCGAACGCGAGGTCAGCACCTGGATGGCCAGACTGATCCGCGACAATTCGCCGCCCGAAGCCACCTTGGCGAGCGGCTTGGCCTCGTTGCCGGCGAGACCGCCAACACGGAATTCGACCTGTTCCAGCCCGTAGGCCTGGCCGTTCTCGATGGGCAGCAAGGCCACTTCGAAACGCCCCGATGACAGCGCCAGCTGGCGCATCACTTCGCTGACCGCCAGCCCCATCTCGGTCGCGGCTTTTTGCCGTCCACTGGAGAGTTGACCGGCCAGCGCCAGATACTCCTTCTGCGCCGCCGCCGCGCGTGCCTGCAGCGCCGCCAGATCGGCAGCCACTTCGAGTTCGCCCAGACGGCGCTGCCAGCCGGCCAGCAAGGCCGGCAGTTCGGGCGGCTGGACGCGATATTTGCGGGCATTGGCCATCACTGCGTCCATGCGCCGCTCGACTTCGGCCAGCCGGGCCGGATCGAGATCGGCACGATCGGCATAGCGGCGCAGGGTCGAGACCGCTTCCGACAATTCGGCCTGCACCGATTGCACCAGCGCCGCCACTTCTTCCAGCGCCGGATCGTATTCGGCCAGGCTGGTCAGACGCGTCGCCACGCTGTCGATCTGGCGCTCGCAGGCGCCCTCGTCTTCGGCCAGCACGCCGAGCGCGAACTGCGCACCGTCGATCAGGCTGGCGGCATGCGCCAGGCGGCGGTGCTCGACATCGAGCCCGGCCCATTCATCTTCGCCGAAGGACAGGGCGGCCAGTTCGCGCACCTGCCATTCGAGCTGTTCGCGTTCGCGCGCCAGCGCCTCGGCACCTTCGCTGGCTGCGGCCAGCGCCTGGCCGGCTTCGCGCCAGACGCGGAAGGCGCTGCCGACCTCGCGCACCAGACCGCCCAGACCGGCATGGGAATCGAGCAGGGCGCGCTGGGCGTCGCTGCGCAACAGGGATTGATGCGCATGCTGGCCGTGAATATCGACCAGCCATTCGCCGACTTCGCGCAATTGCTGCGCGGTGGCCGATGAACCGTTGATGTAGGCGCGCGAACGGCCGCCGGCATCGACGACGCGGCGCAGCAGCAACTCGCTGTCAGCATCGAAATCATTGGCGAGCAGCCAGGCGCGCACCTCGGGCAAAGCAGAAATATCAAAGGTCGCTGCCACTTCGGCCTTGTCGCAGCCGGAACGGATCACGCCGGCATCGGCGCGCTCGCCGAGCGCCAGGGTCAGCGCATCGATCAGGATGGACTTGCCGGCCCCGGTCTCACCGGTCAAGGTGCCAAAACCGGTCGAAAACTCGAGTTCCAGGCGGTCGACGATGACAAAATCGCGAATGGTCAGGTGGCGCAACATCGGAAATCAGGGGCCTTTCGGGCGCTCGCTCCAGTGCAGCTTCTGGCGCAGCATGGCGAAGTAGCTGTAACCGGGCGGATGCAGGAAGCGGATGGAATAGCCGGAACGCTTGATGCGCACGCAATCGTCGCGCGCCAGATCGAGCGTGACCTGGCCGTCGAAGTGCACGCGCGGATCGTCGGCATTGGCGATGCGCAGCTCGATATCGGCGCTGTCATTGACGATGATCGGCCGGTTGGTCAGCGCATGCGGACAGAGCGGCACGAGCGCGATACCGGCCAGGGTCGGATGCATGATCGGGCCGCCGGCCGACATCGAATACGCCGTCGAGCCGGTCGGCGTGGCAACGACCAGCCCGTCCGAACGCAGGTTGTAGATGAATTCGCCGTCGATGAAGAGTTCGAACTCGATCATGCGACCGATCGCCCCCTTGTCCACGACGACGTCGTTGAGGGCCAGGTTGGACGCGATTTCCTTGCCGTCGCGGATCACCTC
The DNA window shown above is from Quatrionicoccus australiensis and carries:
- a CDS encoding TMEM165/GDT1 family protein; the protein is MPDFAALAPGSWFSSAATTFLLIALAEFGDKSQLVCMTLAARHRGLPVVLGAIAAFAILNLLAVLFGAAVAAWLPAWVITLAVAVLFAVFGISALRYEEEDADETIEEKPGHGVFATTFLLIFLAEFGDKTQIAVAGLGSTTAAAAAWTGATLALACTSLLGVFAGRKLLQRLPLVWIHRISGAFFILLALLALGKLVYGEI
- the recN gene encoding DNA repair protein RecN; translation: MLRHLTIRDFVIVDRLELEFSTGFGTLTGETGAGKSILIDALTLALGERADAGVIRSGCDKAEVAATFDISALPEVRAWLLANDFDADSELLLRRVVDAGGRSRAYINGSSATAQQLREVGEWLVDIHGQHAHQSLLRSDAQRALLDSHAGLGGLVREVGSAFRVWREAGQALAAASEGAEALAREREQLEWQVRELAALSFGEDEWAGLDVEHRRLAHAASLIDGAQFALGVLAEDEGACERQIDSVATRLTSLAEYDPALEEVAALVQSVQAELSEAVSTLRRYADRADLDPARLAEVERRMDAVMANARKYRVQPPELPALLAGWQRRLGELEVAADLAALQARAAAAQKEYLALAGQLSSGRQKAATEMGLAVSEVMRQLALSSGRFEVALLPIENGQAYGLEQVEFRVGGLAGNEAKPLAKVASGGELSRISLAIQVLTSRSASVPTLIFDEVDVGIGGGVAEIVGRLLHELGGERQVLCVTHLPQVAAQANWQWQVSKATRDGVTLSAIAPLDEGGRVQEIARMLGGVEITEITRQHARELLRFQ
- a CDS encoding NAD kinase, which codes for MNRSFASIRAPRTIALVGKYHSMEIAESLRRLAEYLHERGVSVFIERETAEHIGRKVDLSRWVTCGFNDIGAHADLAIVLGGDGTMLNAARRLARYCVPLVGVNQGRLGFMTDIARDDMLTCMDDLLDGRFMPENRMLLAAEVIRDGKEIASNLALNDVVVDKGAIGRMIEFELFIDGEFIYNLRSDGLVVATPTGSTAYSMSAGGPIMHPTLAGIALVPLCPHALTNRPIIVNDSADIELRIANADDPRVHFDGQVTLDLARDDCVRIKRSGYSIRFLHPPGYSYFAMLRQKLHWSERPKGP